The Streptomyces sp. NBC_00659 genomic interval AGGCGGTACGGCGAGGTGGCCGACCGGAGACCCGCATACGACCGGTTGCGGCACGCCCTGCGGCCGCGCACCGGGGTGCAGGACGCCTTCCAGCGGTCGACGCCGCTGCGGGTGCACGGGCGCAGCGTCGCCTGGGTGCCCCCGCTGCTGCTGCTCATGGGCATCGCGCTGCTCGACGTCAACACCTCCGGCCGGTTCCGGATCATCTCCTGGCTCGTGCTCGTGCCGGTCATCGCCGCGGCGATCTGCGGAGTGCTGGGCACCGTGGCGTTCGCCGCGCTGTCGCTGCTCGTCTACGGCGCCGTGGACACGTCGTGGCCGCACCCGTACCAGAACGGCCTGCCCGATTTCGTCCTGGTCATGGTCGGCAGCGGCCTGGCCGCCCTCGCCTGTTCCGTGCGGCTGCGCGCCGAGCGGCGCATGCTGCACATGCGGGACATCGCCGAGACGACCCGGCGTACCGTGCTGCGCCCGATGCCCCCGGGCTGGGGCGGCCTCGACCACGCGGCCGTCTACCTCGCCGCCGACAGCGAGGCCCGGGTCGGCGGCGACTTCTACGACATCCAGCCCGGCCGGCACGGCACCCGCGTGCTGCTCGGAGACGTCCAGGGCAAGGGACTCGCGGCGGTCGAGGCGGCGGCCGCGCTGCTCGGCACCTTCCGCGAGGCGGCGTACCACGAGCCGGACCTCGCCCCGGTCGCCGCCCGGCTGGAGGTCAGGATGCTGCGGCACAACCACTACCGCGTGGCACTCGGCCGCAGCGACGGCGACCGTTTCGCGACCGGTGTCCTGGTCGCCTTCCCCGAGGACGCTCCGGTCACCGTGGAGGTCGTCAACTTCGGCCACGAACCGCC includes:
- a CDS encoding PP2C family protein-serine/threonine phosphatase, which codes for MADRRPAYDRLRHALRPRTGVQDAFQRSTPLRVHGRSVAWVPPLLLLMGIALLDVNTSGRFRIISWLVLVPVIAAAICGVLGTVAFAALSLLVYGAVDTSWPHPYQNGLPDFVLVMVGSGLAALACSVRLRAERRMLHMRDIAETTRRTVLRPMPPGWGGLDHAAVYLAADSEARVGGDFYDIQPGRHGTRVLLGDVQGKGLAAVEAAAALLGTFREAAYHEPDLAPVAARLEVRMLRHNHYRVALGRSDGDRFATGVLVAFPEDAPVTVEVVNFGHEPPLVVTPDGVRSLPAGDGLPLGMGELVPTPPPVLRVPLAPGETLLLVTDGVTEARDTAGDFFPLRDTLTKALPQDPRIADPQRLVRFVRDGTLVHCGGRLADDTTIFAVRRRAGGGRGT